The DNA region GCTTCATTTATCGGTATTACTTGCTTCTTATTTCTCTTTGGAGATACGCTGTCGAAGGAACTGGAAGAAAATAGTTTATATTTTTATCTGTCTCAGCCGATCAATCGAGTGCGCTTGTACCTTACAAAATATTTCCTGGTTTGGAGTCAGTCATTGCTTACACTGATTCTTATCTTATTTGCCGGATGGATCTGGGCGACGATTTTTTCAGGAAGCAGTTCTTTCAGCTATCCGGTAATAGTCTTTACTGAAAAATCAATGGAGCTGATACCTATCATTCAATTGCTCGGAATTGTACTGTTATTGTTTTCCTTTGTATTAGGTTTTGGCTTTGCCCTACATTTCTTGATGAGTTTACTGTTGAAGAAAACTAGTTTCAGCTTAGTGGGAACACTGTTGATCTTAGTTGAAGGGTATCTTATTGCTACGAGTAAGTATGATTTTTTTAGAAAAATCGCTCACTTCAATCCATTTACTTATTTGAATGTTAGCAAGGTTTTTGTCGGGTATGATTTTCGTCCATTTAGTTTGTTTTCGATCGAAAATCAAGAATACTATGCCAATTAGTGTTTACCTCGAGTGCTACATAATAACCAAATCAATTTAGTAAATGGTATTCTTTCTCTTTTAATAGGGATCATACTTCTTCTGATGATAGGGATACTTGGTTTTAAGAAAAATCTGCAGCGTTGGAAGCTATAGGTTTTAAAGAGAAGATCGTCCTAGAAGCGGACAGACACATTAAAGGAAAATTATGCATGACAAAAGCGCTTAGAATATGACTGTTAAAGTCGTGTTCTAATGAAGATAATGACAGATAAAAAAATAAAAGCACTAAGAAGAATGGTGAATGAGGATGGAATCATTGCAACTCTTGCGATTGATCAACGTGGCTCTTTAAAAAGATGATCAAAAAAGCTAGCGGACAGGAAACGTCTGATGAAGCGATCATTCATTTTAAGGAATTAGTTTACCGTGATTTGACTCCTTATGCGTCAGCAATCCTTTTAGATCCGGAATATGGTCTGTCGGCAGCCGCACTTCGTGATCTAGACGCCGGTCTTTTGATCGCTAATGAAGCTTTTTAGTGAAACGCGCTTTAATGTTGATGTGTTAAAAGTGGAAGTACTAGTAAATATGGCGTATGTCGAAGGGGTTGGAGACGAGGTGTGCTCTACAAAAAAAGAACCTCAGGACCTGTTCAAAGCACAAGCCGAAACAACGAAGCTTCCGTTTATTTTCTTAAGTGCTGGTGTTAGCAGTGAGTTGTTTCAACAAATCTTATATTTTGCAAAAGAGTCTAGTTCCACATTTAATGGCGTTCTCTGCGGTGGAGCGACTTGGAAAGAAGGGGTGACATCGTTTGCCCAAAATGGACAAGAAGCTGCCGAAGAATGGTTACAGACGATCGAAAAAGAGCATATTCAAAAGTTAAATGAAGTTCTGAAAGAAACTGCGACTGCACTTGTTTTATAACGCTGAGTATGGCATGGGTGCTATTGCTTAGTCTGTAAACGCAGAAAAAATCAAACGAAAAGCTTGCATTTCTATTGATCTAGTGCTATCCTTATCTCTCTTAAAACGAAATGATTACGATTTGAAGGAGGGAGATAAGAATATGGCGAAAAAATCAAAAATTGCCAAAGCAAAGCAACAACAAGCATTGATCGAAAAATATGCTGAACTACGACAAGAATTAAAAGCCAATAAAGATTACGCAGCACTGGCAAAATTACCAAAAGATTCAAACCCAAATCGCTTAAAAAACCGCGATTTGATCGATGGAAGACCAAGAGCGTATATGCGAAAATTCGGCATGTCACGGATCAATTTTAGAACGCTGGCACACGCAGGACAAATTCCCGGTGTACATAAAGCTAGCTGGTAATAATAAAGCTTTTGGGGGAGAAACAATGGAAAAACAAGACATTTCAAGCGCACGCAGAAGATTAAAATGCACCAATCGAAAGACACGTAAACGTGCACTGAAGATCATTCAGCAGTATAAGCGGGAGAAAAAAAATCGAGCGGTGGCTTTAAACAACGCTAGTACGATCAATAGTTGAAGAAGAAAATGACCATTTCTTCTATAAAAAAGTAAAGCATTCCAAGGGGAAGCTTTACTTTTTTTTCGTCTAAGCATAAAATATTAGAGAATGTGTTTAGGGAAAAGAAAAGGGAGAACGTTGTGAAGAAAAAATTACAAATATTTAAGAAAAAATCAGTCAGCTATCCTCTGATCTTGATTGGGCTGATTCTGTTGGTAGTCATCAGCAACCTATATCTGCAATGGTGTCAAAATGAATTATCTACGGATTTAATGCTAAAATTTGCCTTTTCTTGGCATACAGAAAAATTTATCTTAGGCTGCTTGGTTTTACTGGTATTCTTGCTATTTTTGATCAGTCTAGCTGGCTCTTTTCTACTGGGGAGTGTTCTTTATGCCATAACGATCGCTATCTTAGGCTTTGCAGACTATCAGAAGATGTTTTACCGGACAGAGCCTATTTATCCTGATGATCTAAAAATGATCACCGAATTCGGGCTGCTAAGAGAAATGATCGGAACCGTTCCTTTTATTGTGATCGTACTGATTGCAGCGATTGCCCTAGTCTTTTTTTGCCGAGCAATCTACAAAAGTCGTTTATTATCGAAAAAAATGCAAATCGTTCGTGTGACTGGCTTGATCGTCACGATTGGATTATTAGTGTATATCAGTGATTTCAATAATCCAAACAATCTGTTACGTAAGCAATACGACAAAACGGCGTTGTGGATTCCGTATAGTCAAAAAATGAATTACTATAACACAGGCTTTATGGGTGGCTTTTTATTTAATTTAAAAGTCGAAGCAATGGATGAGCCGGACAATTACTCTAAAAAAACGATTGCAGAAATCACCGAGAAATACAATAAACAGGTCACAGCAATGAAAGATGCTGAAGAAGAACAACCGAACATTATTTTTGTGATGAGCGAAAGCTTTTCTGATCCACAGCATCTAGCAGGGGTAACCGCAAATAAGAATCCACTAAAAGATTATTATGAAGTAGCAGATAAAACTTATAGCGGTAAAATGCTTTCTCAAAATTACGGTGGTGGAACGGCTAATATCGAATTTGAAGCATTGACCAGCTTCTCAATGGAACTATTCAATCCGCAAATGACGACACCGTATACTATGTTAGTACCTAAAATGGATGAGATTCCGTCGGTTGTTTCCTTGTTGAAAAATCAGGACTATCGAGCAACAGCGATCCATCCTTACAATACCTCAATGTATAAGCGTAAAGATGTCTATAACGTGTTAGGTTTTGATCAGTTTATTAGTGAAGATACGATGAAGTATAAAGAAAAACTGCAAAACAATCCCTATATTTCAGATCAATCTGCGTATAAAGAAGTTCTTGATCTTTTAAAAGACGATCAGCAACCACAATTTGTCCATCTAGTAACGATGCAGACACATATGCCTTATAGTGATAAATATACTAATATAGAGTATTCATCTCAAGGGCAAGGGAATAAAACCGCGATCGATAGCTACATGCAGGATATTGCCTATAGCAGTGCTGCATTGAAAGAATTTACTGAGGAATTAAAAAATGTCAAAAGGCGAACCTTAGTTGTTTTTTGGGGCGATCATTTACCAAGTATCTATTCAGATGAGATCAAAGAAATGAACGATGAGGTAATGATGCACCAAACAGAATTCCTGATGTATGATACTCAAGGATCATTAAGTAAACAAAAAACACATGATGCGATCACAAGTCCTTTTTACTTCGCACCAACGTTGTTCGATCAAAGTGATTTACAAATGACTGGCTTTTATCAATTACTAAGTCAACTTGAAGAACAGGTTCCAGCCTTTGAAAAAAGTTTCTATTATACGAATGACAAGTGGAATAAAACGTTGAAACTGACGCAGTCACAAGAAGAGCTGTATGAAGATTATCGGATGATTCAATATGATATCGTTTCTGGTGAGCAATATAGTCTAAAAAATGATTTTTTTGATTAAAGTCTAAAGGAGCACAAGATGAGTTTTAAAAAGAAAGACAATCAAGTCTACTACAATCCAATCCGCCGAGCTGTCTTGAATCATCAAATGATCCAGCCAGGCGATAAAGTAGCGATTGGTATGAGTGGTGGTAAAGACAGCACCAGTTTATTATATTTTTTGGATATGATCAGTAAGCAAAAGCGTTTAGGCTTTGAATTTGAGATCGTGCCAATTACCTTAGCAATGGGCTTTGATGTGGATATTGCACCGATGCAGGCGTTTGTAGAAGAGCTAGGTTATACATTGGATGTTGTTCCTACAAATATTGCTCAGGTCGTTTTTGATATTCGTGAGGAGCGTTCACCATGTTCATTATGTGCAAAATTACGACGAGGTATTTTATATAATCGAGCAAAAGAATTAGGTTGTAACAAAGTCGCTTTAGGGCACCATTTAGATGATGCGATCGAAACGTATTTCATGAACTTCTTTTTCCATGGGCAGCTGGCAAGTTTTGAACCGCGAAGTTATTTGTCTAAAACAGATATCACACTGATCCGTCCGCTACTTTATATAGAAGAAAAAGAGATCATTCGTTTTGTTAAGAGAGAAGAGTTACCAGTGATCTTCAATCCTTGCCCAGTAGATAAGAAGACTAAACGCGAGGAAATCAAGCAGGTCGTCACGAATTTATCACAGAGCTATCCTGATATTCGCGAGAAGTTTATCATGGGAATGGAGCAAGGAACGACGGAAAACTTTTGGACGAAAACCTCTGTATGATTGTGTGCATCATAAACTGAAATGCTAAGCGGAATAAAGGAGTAGAGATATGAGAAAAGGGATGGAAAATCTTACGGAGAAAGAAAAACTTGAGTTGGTAAAAAAAGTGATTGAAGAGGTTAACAAAGAAAAAAGTATATTTATTAATTATTTAAATATTATAGTGAAAACCGCTAGATGTATAGGGATCATCAGCTTAATTTGTTATGTAATTACTACCATCATGATGATTTTATTTAGAAGAACAGATGCGATCAAAGAACCAATATCATTTTTATCCAATTTGACGGCAATGATAGCACTTATTTTCTTTTTTATTGTGATTATATCTTATAGCATTAAATTTATTGTGCGACTAAAGAAAAAAGAAAAAGTTCTAACACGCTTATTGAAAAATTCAAAAACGAGTAATTAATGAATTGGTTCAGTCGATTTTGAAAAGAGGTAGTAATATATATTCCATATATGTAAATAATTATCCAAATTTCTATATAGTGAGAGCTTAAAATTTGTTTTAGAAATTTTTCTGAAAATCAATACGATTTCATTTGAAAAACACTAAAAGAACAGGTATAATTAATTTCAGCAATAATTATTGGTGATCGTACCTCAAAGATCACCATCATATTATTTCATGAGGGAGTAACTGGCGGCTTAAGCTGCGACAACATCACCAACTCCGAAAGAAATTTCTGGTGTTGTCTTAATCAGTGAGACTTATGTATGTTCTATTTAGGTAGCATACAGAGGTCTATTTTTTTTCGTTTTTGCTACGAACCAGCTTCTCTTTATAGAGGTCTAATACGTGTTCGTTTCGCTATTATGAAGTAAAATAGATGTAAGTAGCTGCAAATTACAGAGGAGGAAGAATATGTCAGAAGAAAAAAAGGTTCAATTAGCTGAAGCATTTTATACTCAGCCGGAAGCAACAGTTCTGGAAAAGATGGGTACGACTGCTGAAGGTCTAACGGATCAAGAGGCTAAAAAAAGGTTAGAGAGTTACGGAGCAAATGCTCTGGATGAAGGGAAAAAGAAATCGATCGTCGTGAAGTTCTTTGAACAGTTTAAAGATTTTATGATCATCGTATTACTATTTGCTGCAGTGATTTCAGCGGTATTCTCACATGATGTCGTGGATTCGATCATCATCTTACTCGTTGTTGTATTGAATGCGATTTTCGGTGTGATCCAAGAAGCCAAAGCAGAGCAAGCGATCGAAGCACTAAAAGAAATGTCTTCACCAAATGCGAACATTCGTCGTGATGGCCATGTGATCACAGTCAAAAGTGATGAATTAGTGCCAGGAGATATCGTCTTATTAGAAGCTGGCGACGTAGTGCCGGCGGATTTACGTTTATTAGAAGCAGCTAGTTTGAAAATTGAAGAAGCAGCTTTGACTGGTGAATCAGTTCCAGTTGAAAAAGAAGCAACTGTTTTAGAAGGTACGCCAGAAGATATCGGTATCGGTGATCGTATCAATATGGCTTATTCAAATAGTAATGTCACTTATGGTCGTGGGATAGGGGTAGTTGTCGGTACTGGTATGAATACCGAGGTCGGTAAAATCGCCGGCATGCTAGCAAACGAACAAGAAACAGAAACACCATTGAAGCAAAACTTGAATCAATTAGGTAAAATGTTGACGATCGCGATTTTAGTGATCGCTGCGATCATGTTTGTTGTTGGAATGATGAACGGTAGAACATGGATCGATATGCTATTGACTTCGATTTCATTAGCTGTTGCTGCGATTCCGGAAGGTTTACCGGCAATCGTTACGATCATTTTGGCTTTAGGAACACAAAAAATGGCGAAGAAAAATGCGATCGTGCGTAAACTTCCAGCCGTTGAGACATTGGGTAGTACAGATATCATTTGTTCAGATAAGACGGGTACGTTGACTCTGAATCAAATGACTGTTGAAGCATTATATACAGACAATAAAGTCGCTGCAGCATCTGAAGATGTAGCAATGGATAACATGGCTTTAAAAATCATGAACTATACTAATGATACAAAATTTGCTCAAGATGGTACATTGATCGGTGATCCAACCGAAACGGCTTTAGTTCAATTCGGTTTAGACCATGGCTTCAATGTTACTGAAAAAGTTGCAGCGGAGCCTCGTGTAGCTGAAATTCCGTTTGACTCTGATCGTAAATTGATGACAACTGTTCACCAATTAGTGGATGGCAAATTCTTAGTTGCAGTCAAAGGTGCACCCGATGAGTTGCTAAAACGCTGTGAGCAAGTATTATTAAATGGTCAAACAACAGCATTAAATGATCAAGAACGCAAAGAAATTTTAACAAACAACACGAAAATGGCGAAACAAGCGTTACGTGTATTAGGAATGGCATATAAATTCGTTGATGCAGTTCCTGCTGAAATGGATTCAGCTGTCGTTGAAAATGGTCTAGTATTTGCTGGTCTAGTTGGTATGATCGACCCTGAACGTAAAGAAGCAGCAGAAGCGGTTAAAGTAGCTAAAGAAGCTGGTATTCGTCCGATCATGATCACAGGTGACCACAGAGATACAGCGGAAGCCATTGCTGCTCGTCTTGGCATTATCAAAGAAGGCGATGACGATGCAGTGATCACAGGCGCTGAATTGAATGAGTTATCAGATGAAGCTTTTGCAAAAGTCGTTGGACATTACTCTGTTTATGCCCGTGTATCTCCTGAACATAAAGTTCGTATCGTTAAAGCATGGCAGCAAGAAGGTAAGGTCGTTGCCATGACAGGTGACGGTGTGAATGATGCACCAGCCTTAAAAGCAGCGGATATCGGTATTGGTATGGGGATCACTGGTACGGAAGTATCGAAAGGTGCCTCTGATATGGTCTTGGCAGATGACAACTTCTCAACGATTATTGTAGCCGTTGAAGAAGGACGTAAAGTTTTCTCAAATATCCAAAAAACGATTCAATACCTACTTTCTGCCAACTTAGGGGAAGTATTGACACTCTTTATTGCAACAATGTTAGCTTGGGATACATTACTACCAGTTCATTTATTGTGGATCAACTTAGTAACGGATACTTTCCCAGCGATTGCTTTAGGTGTTGAGCCGGCAGAACGTGACGTGATGAGTCATGCGCCTCGTGGTAAGAAATCGAACTTCTTCTCAGGTGGTGTCTTGAGCAGTGTCATTTATCAAGGGATCACTCAAGGTGCTTTGACATTGATCGTTTATAAAATGGCCATCGAGTTTCCTGCGCATACAGCGGCAAATATGCCAAACTTATCTGCACAGGCGTTATATGATTTACAACATGGAGATGCATTGACTATGGCATTTGCGACATTAGGATTGATTCAATTGTTCCATGCGTTCAACGTAAAATCGATTTATCAATCGATTTTCAAAGTTGGCTTATTCCGAAACAAATCGTTCAACTGGGCGATTTTAGTTTCCTTCCTATTGTTAGCCGCTACGATCGTTATTCCAGGATTCAACGATTTGTTTAGTGTAACATCACTAGATGCGTACCAATGGGCAATCGTTGCAGGAACATCCTTTGCGATCATTCCTATCGTTGAAGTTGTAAAATTTGTTCAACGAAAAATGGGTAAAGGGATATAAAATTAGTAAAAGATAGTCGAATATTCGGCTATCTTTTTTTCTATGGTTCAGTATAGGAGCATGAAGAAAATTTTAAGGTCAAAATAAGTCAAATAAGTGGACAAATTTTTAGATTACGGTATTATTAATATAGATATTCAGCTTTAAAATATGGAGGTCATTCATTATGAACTATTTAGATGAAAATGAAGAAACAGAAGAAAAACAACAACCAAATGCATTTATGAAAAAACTTTTTGAAGAGAGAACGATTTTGATTTATGGTGAGATCAATCAGGATCTAGCGCGGGAAGTAACCTCAC from Enterococcus sp. 9D6_DIV0238 includes:
- a CDS encoding putative metal homeostasis protein, producing the protein MEKQDISSARRRLKCTNRKTRKRALKIIQQYKREKKNRAVALNNASTINS
- a CDS encoding ABC transporter permease, with protein sequence MNSLVFELKKTWRTRKNYLLLSLFLLLTVVLFCVNTLLEKQEQQEMLASSQVEHQIRNNQYGEAIKVYLEEINQGIVSQEDGFRADADKGISLEGKLTLPTYPFYRTALNQELLKRQLTPQSLRFGTKNSLFTMILCAYVASFIGITCFLFLFGDTLSKELEENSLYFYLSQPINRVRLYLTKYFLVWSQSLLTLILILFAGWIWATIFSGSSSFSYPVIVFTEKSMELIPIIQLLGIVLLLFSFVLGFGFALHFLMSLLLKKTSFSLVGTLLILVEGYLIATSKYDFFRKIAHFNPFTYLNVSKVFVGYDFRPFSLFSIENQEYYAN
- a CDS encoding tRNA 2-thiocytidine biosynthesis TtcA family protein encodes the protein MSFKKKDNQVYYNPIRRAVLNHQMIQPGDKVAIGMSGGKDSTSLLYFLDMISKQKRLGFEFEIVPITLAMGFDVDIAPMQAFVEELGYTLDVVPTNIAQVVFDIREERSPCSLCAKLRRGILYNRAKELGCNKVALGHHLDDAIETYFMNFFFHGQLASFEPRSYLSKTDITLIRPLLYIEEKEIIRFVKREELPVIFNPCPVDKKTKREEIKQVVTNLSQSYPDIREKFIMGMEQGTTENFWTKTSV
- a CDS encoding cation-translocating P-type ATPase, with protein sequence MSEEKKVQLAEAFYTQPEATVLEKMGTTAEGLTDQEAKKRLESYGANALDEGKKKSIVVKFFEQFKDFMIIVLLFAAVISAVFSHDVVDSIIILLVVVLNAIFGVIQEAKAEQAIEALKEMSSPNANIRRDGHVITVKSDELVPGDIVLLEAGDVVPADLRLLEAASLKIEEAALTGESVPVEKEATVLEGTPEDIGIGDRINMAYSNSNVTYGRGIGVVVGTGMNTEVGKIAGMLANEQETETPLKQNLNQLGKMLTIAILVIAAIMFVVGMMNGRTWIDMLLTSISLAVAAIPEGLPAIVTIILALGTQKMAKKNAIVRKLPAVETLGSTDIICSDKTGTLTLNQMTVEALYTDNKVAAASEDVAMDNMALKIMNYTNDTKFAQDGTLIGDPTETALVQFGLDHGFNVTEKVAAEPRVAEIPFDSDRKLMTTVHQLVDGKFLVAVKGAPDELLKRCEQVLLNGQTTALNDQERKEILTNNTKMAKQALRVLGMAYKFVDAVPAEMDSAVVENGLVFAGLVGMIDPERKEAAEAVKVAKEAGIRPIMITGDHRDTAEAIAARLGIIKEGDDDAVITGAELNELSDEAFAKVVGHYSVYARVSPEHKVRIVKAWQQEGKVVAMTGDGVNDAPALKAADIGIGMGITGTEVSKGASDMVLADDNFSTIIVAVEEGRKVFSNIQKTIQYLLSANLGEVLTLFIATMLAWDTLLPVHLLWINLVTDTFPAIALGVEPAERDVMSHAPRGKKSNFFSGGVLSSVIYQGITQGALTLIVYKMAIEFPAHTAANMPNLSAQALYDLQHGDALTMAFATLGLIQLFHAFNVKSIYQSIFKVGLFRNKSFNWAILVSFLLLAATIVIPGFNDLFSVTSLDAYQWAIVAGTSFAIIPIVEVVKFVQRKMGKGI
- a CDS encoding LTA synthase family protein, with product MKKKLQIFKKKSVSYPLILIGLILLVVISNLYLQWCQNELSTDLMLKFAFSWHTEKFILGCLVLLVFLLFLISLAGSFLLGSVLYAITIAILGFADYQKMFYRTEPIYPDDLKMITEFGLLREMIGTVPFIVIVLIAAIALVFFCRAIYKSRLLSKKMQIVRVTGLIVTIGLLVYISDFNNPNNLLRKQYDKTALWIPYSQKMNYYNTGFMGGFLFNLKVEAMDEPDNYSKKTIAEITEKYNKQVTAMKDAEEEQPNIIFVMSESFSDPQHLAGVTANKNPLKDYYEVADKTYSGKMLSQNYGGGTANIEFEALTSFSMELFNPQMTTPYTMLVPKMDEIPSVVSLLKNQDYRATAIHPYNTSMYKRKDVYNVLGFDQFISEDTMKYKEKLQNNPYISDQSAYKEVLDLLKDDQQPQFVHLVTMQTHMPYSDKYTNIEYSSQGQGNKTAIDSYMQDIAYSSAALKEFTEELKNVKRRTLVVFWGDHLPSIYSDEIKEMNDEVMMHQTEFLMYDTQGSLSKQKTHDAITSPFYFAPTLFDQSDLQMTGFYQLLSQLEEQVPAFEKSFYYTNDKWNKTLKLTQSQEELYEDYRMIQYDIVSGEQYSLKNDFFD
- the rpsN gene encoding 30S ribosomal protein S14, whose protein sequence is MAKKSKIAKAKQQQALIEKYAELRQELKANKDYAALAKLPKDSNPNRLKNRDLIDGRPRAYMRKFGMSRINFRTLAHAGQIPGVHKASW